In one Umezawaea sp. Da 62-37 genomic region, the following are encoded:
- a CDS encoding LuxR C-terminal-related transcriptional regulator: protein MTSPVPAWVVHRPVLVPAAQSACLGRDVELRTMRTMLAKAAAGRSAIVTMTGELGVGKSVLLEATAELARTMGFAVAVGHGARLETHLDGGVIRQLADDLDGEGVDLRPDRVSSLEAFYRLVRQAAEKRPVLIIVDDIHVTDIWSMRSMAYIRRRIIDQPVLILLGSTTGHPPAREVSLQELTGCSAETVVLGGLDIHGVTDLLRANISAPVHADLAAACLEVTGGNAYLLQSMFGALRLHFGDEIGAVTPAEVRDLASADIGEQLRVRLRPLPGCVELVRAVAVLGDEATVDVVAAMSGVDYAQALRGIDALVRLRILCNSHTVSFQHPFVRNSVLRDLPVATRAADHARAARLLADADASDVEVAGHLLEARGIRVPWGLDVLRRAAREAAHHRRLELARDLLERALDEPLTPDERLAVQLELVHAEFLGDPGKGMARLREALAHADDVRSAVGQAVTMLLRSCTAHEARLALSIGLQVQSRLSSQEKDEFWELRAMCYLAAAGNDLGLALRASLFTDDLESEQPDDPRLRQLHSVIMSLGHALRGDSALEAVKHADEALAGERADVFMQPFVFTLSTCFLVDAPELSDKFRRMISSTEEPHDFHLRKGTAVSLAHGMDFLASGELIRAKTFLKWQMRLFEELDAVRDCPMAILCAARLTEVLVDLGRADEARDLLARSGFAGELPELFQHNLVLYSRGKLKLATDDPAGALADLLECGRRLEASAVDSPAVIPWRALAVRAHLAQGQREPAAVLAKEDHEMARQWGTPRALGTALLSVGLSADDEDAATRALLKATEFLSESTAKLTLAEAFFELGAQLRRRGQPERAIPHLRRAVEISAKCEAQPLIRLAGDELRACEPVTAEGTVHGLTKQETRVAGMAAQGLTNRQIAEALFLTRRTVELHLSGAYRKLGIAGRADLAEALGSHSGHE from the coding sequence GTGACATCCCCAGTGCCCGCGTGGGTGGTCCACAGACCCGTGCTCGTGCCCGCGGCCCAGTCGGCGTGCCTCGGTCGCGACGTCGAGCTGCGCACCATGCGGACCATGCTGGCGAAGGCGGCGGCGGGCCGTTCGGCGATCGTCACGATGACCGGTGAGCTGGGCGTCGGCAAGTCCGTGCTGCTGGAGGCCACCGCCGAACTGGCGAGGACGATGGGGTTCGCCGTCGCCGTCGGGCACGGGGCACGACTCGAGACGCACCTCGACGGCGGTGTCATCCGCCAGCTCGCCGACGACCTCGACGGCGAGGGCGTGGACCTGCGCCCCGACCGCGTGTCGTCCCTCGAAGCGTTCTACCGACTCGTCCGCCAGGCCGCGGAGAAGCGGCCGGTGCTGATCATCGTCGACGACATCCACGTCACCGACATCTGGTCGATGCGGTCCATGGCCTACATCCGCCGCCGGATCATCGACCAGCCCGTGCTGATCCTGCTCGGCTCCACCACCGGCCACCCGCCCGCCCGTGAGGTGTCGCTGCAGGAGCTCACCGGGTGCAGCGCCGAGACCGTCGTCCTGGGTGGACTGGACATCCACGGTGTCACGGATCTGCTCAGGGCCAACATCTCCGCGCCGGTGCACGCCGACCTCGCAGCGGCCTGCCTGGAGGTCACCGGCGGCAACGCCTACCTGCTCCAGTCGATGTTCGGCGCGCTGCGCCTGCACTTCGGCGACGAGATCGGCGCCGTCACGCCCGCCGAGGTGCGCGACCTCGCGTCGGCGGACATCGGCGAGCAGCTCCGCGTCCGGCTGCGCCCGCTGCCCGGCTGCGTCGAACTCGTCCGGGCGGTGGCGGTTCTCGGCGACGAGGCCACCGTGGACGTCGTCGCCGCGATGTCCGGAGTGGACTACGCCCAGGCGCTGCGCGGCATCGACGCGTTGGTGCGTCTGCGGATCCTCTGCAACAGCCACACGGTGTCCTTCCAGCACCCGTTCGTCCGCAACTCGGTGCTGCGCGACCTGCCGGTTGCCACCCGCGCCGCGGACCACGCCCGCGCCGCCCGCCTGCTCGCCGACGCCGACGCCTCCGACGTGGAGGTCGCCGGGCACCTGCTGGAGGCGCGCGGCATCCGCGTCCCGTGGGGGCTCGACGTCCTGCGCCGCGCGGCCCGCGAAGCCGCCCACCACCGCAGGCTGGAACTCGCCCGCGACCTCCTCGAACGCGCGCTGGACGAACCCCTCACCCCCGACGAGCGCCTCGCCGTGCAGCTCGAACTGGTGCACGCGGAGTTCCTCGGCGATCCGGGGAAGGGCATGGCCCGCCTGCGCGAAGCGCTCGCGCACGCCGACGACGTCCGTTCCGCCGTCGGCCAGGCCGTGACGATGCTGCTGCGGTCGTGCACCGCGCACGAAGCGCGCCTCGCGCTGTCCATCGGGCTCCAGGTGCAGTCCCGGCTCAGTTCCCAGGAGAAGGACGAGTTCTGGGAACTGCGCGCCATGTGCTACCTCGCCGCCGCGGGCAACGACCTCGGGCTGGCGTTGCGCGCCAGCCTGTTCACCGACGACCTGGAGTCGGAGCAGCCCGACGACCCCCGGCTGCGCCAGCTGCACTCGGTGATCATGTCGCTCGGCCACGCGCTGCGCGGCGACTCGGCGCTGGAGGCCGTGAAGCACGCCGACGAGGCGCTGGCGGGCGAGCGCGCCGACGTCTTCATGCAGCCCTTCGTGTTCACGCTGTCCACCTGCTTCCTCGTCGACGCGCCGGAGCTGTCGGACAAGTTCCGGCGGATGATCAGCAGCACCGAGGAACCCCACGACTTCCACCTGCGCAAGGGAACCGCGGTGTCCCTGGCGCACGGCATGGACTTCCTCGCGTCCGGCGAGCTGATCAGGGCGAAGACGTTCCTCAAGTGGCAGATGCGGCTGTTCGAGGAGCTGGACGCCGTCCGCGACTGCCCGATGGCCATCCTCTGCGCCGCCAGGCTCACCGAGGTTCTCGTCGACCTCGGCCGGGCCGACGAGGCCCGCGACCTGCTGGCGCGCAGCGGTTTCGCGGGCGAGCTGCCCGAACTGTTCCAGCACAACCTCGTGCTCTACTCCCGCGGCAAGCTCAAGCTCGCCACCGACGACCCCGCGGGCGCCCTCGCCGACCTGCTCGAGTGCGGCCGCCGCCTGGAGGCCTCCGCCGTCGACAGCCCCGCCGTCATCCCGTGGCGCGCACTGGCCGTCCGGGCCCACCTGGCGCAGGGCCAACGCGAACCCGCCGCCGTGCTCGCCAAGGAAGACCACGAGATGGCCCGGCAGTGGGGCACGCCGAGAGCGCTCGGCACCGCGCTGCTGTCGGTCGGCCTCAGCGCCGACGACGAGGACGCCGCCACCAGGGCGCTCCTCAAGGCGACCGAGTTCCTCTCCGAGTCCACCGCCAAGCTCACCCTCGCCGAGGCCTTCTTCGAGCTGGGCGCCCAGCTCCGCAGGCGCGGCCAGCCCGAGCGCGCCATCCCGCACCTCCGCAGGGCCGTGGAGATCAGCGCCAAGTGCGAGGCCCAACCCCTTATCCGCCTTGCGGGGGACGAGCTGCGAGCGTGTGAGCCGGTTACTGCCGAGGGGACCGTGCACGGGCTGACGAAGCAGGAGACCAGGGTTGCGGGGATGGCGGCGCAGGGGTTGACCAACCGGCAGATCGCCGAGGCGTTGTTCTTGACGCGGCGGACGGTTGAGCTGCATTTGTCGGGTGCTTATCGGAAGCTTGGTATCGCGGGGCGGGCGGATCTTGCGGAGGCTTTGGGTTCGCATTCCGGGCATGAGTAG
- a CDS encoding S8 family serine peptidase, with amino-acid sequence MPLLRRARAVAVSAALLLSGSQVASAAVSAQSEQSSTPVVACTQPGPVLRYLVVFDEGTSQPLAEAEIAASCGTSTVYYPQIGVAVATSPDPSFGRRMGADRAYSAQAEAISKHTGAVVRKKVDETEMGKASRTGAVDRTVEQWDMDLIKAAEAHAINNGSRDVVVGVLDSGIDPNHPDLVDALDPGLSAGCATGKADTSVAAWSPTTSAHGTHVAGTIAAADDGRGTTGVAPGVRIASVKVVDDDGYIYPEYAVCGFMWSAVHGMTITNNSYFIDPWVFTCQNQVGQKVVYEAVRRAVDYASGRGVLTVAAAGNGATDLSKPDRDSQSPTNAEEVKPRALDNTCLVLPAQLRSVVAVSSVGADEVKAGYSSYGLGAVDLTAPGGDRKQVPENQSDGCVLSTVPAGYDYSCGTSMATPHVSGVAALLASVHPEATAPELTRMLNAQSETLPCPADYDLNGTGAQDAYCTGYSEYNGFYGHGLVDALAAVTQ; translated from the coding sequence GTGCCTCTGCTCCGCCGCGCCCGAGCGGTCGCGGTCAGCGCAGCTCTGCTCCTCAGCGGTAGCCAGGTGGCGTCCGCCGCTGTCTCCGCGCAATCCGAGCAGTCCTCGACTCCGGTCGTCGCGTGCACGCAGCCGGGACCGGTCCTGCGCTACCTCGTGGTGTTCGACGAAGGCACGAGCCAGCCCTTGGCCGAGGCGGAGATCGCCGCGTCGTGCGGCACGTCCACCGTCTACTACCCGCAGATCGGCGTGGCCGTGGCGACCTCGCCCGACCCGTCGTTCGGCAGGCGGATGGGGGCCGACCGGGCGTACAGCGCGCAGGCGGAGGCGATCTCCAAGCACACCGGCGCGGTCGTGCGGAAGAAGGTCGACGAGACCGAGATGGGCAAGGCCTCCCGCACCGGTGCGGTCGACCGCACCGTCGAGCAGTGGGACATGGACCTGATCAAGGCCGCCGAGGCGCACGCCATCAACAACGGCAGCCGCGACGTCGTCGTCGGCGTGCTCGACTCCGGCATCGACCCGAACCACCCCGACCTCGTCGACGCCCTCGACCCCGGCCTGTCCGCGGGCTGCGCCACCGGCAAGGCGGACACCTCCGTGGCGGCCTGGTCGCCCACCACCTCGGCGCACGGCACGCACGTGGCGGGCACCATCGCCGCCGCGGACGACGGCCGGGGCACCACCGGCGTCGCGCCGGGCGTGCGGATCGCGTCGGTGAAGGTCGTGGACGACGACGGGTACATCTACCCGGAGTACGCGGTGTGCGGCTTCATGTGGTCGGCCGTCCACGGGATGACCATCACGAACAACAGCTACTTCATCGACCCGTGGGTCTTCACCTGCCAGAACCAGGTCGGCCAGAAGGTCGTCTACGAGGCCGTGCGGCGCGCCGTCGACTACGCGTCCGGCCGGGGCGTGCTGACCGTGGCGGCCGCGGGCAACGGCGCCACCGACCTGAGCAAACCCGACCGCGACTCGCAGAGCCCGACCAACGCGGAAGAGGTCAAACCGCGCGCCCTGGACAACACCTGCCTCGTGCTGCCCGCCCAGCTCCGCTCGGTCGTGGCCGTGTCGTCCGTGGGCGCCGACGAGGTCAAGGCGGGCTACAGCTCGTACGGGCTCGGCGCGGTGGACCTCACGGCCCCCGGCGGCGACCGCAAACAGGTGCCCGAGAACCAGTCCGACGGATGCGTGCTGTCCACGGTGCCCGCCGGCTACGACTACTCCTGCGGCACGTCCATGGCGACCCCGCACGTATCGGGCGTGGCGGCACTGCTGGCCTCCGTGCACCCGGAGGCCACCGCGCCGGAACTGACCCGGATGTTGAACGCGCAATCGGAAACCCTGCCCTGCCCGGCCGACTACGACCTGAACGGGACCGGGGCGCAGGACGCCTACTGCACCGGCTATTCGGAGTACAACGGGTTCTACGGCCACGGGTTGGTCGACGCTCTGGCAGCAGTGACGCAGTAG
- a CDS encoding TIGR03936 family radical SAM-associated protein: MQKLRVRYAKRGRLRFTSHRDVARSFERALRRAGVPMAYSQGFSPRPKVSWIGASPTGVASEAEYVEFQVVQLVDLEKLRLVLDEALPPGLDVLEIVISTGGNLTERIEASSWRVELPGVSPEELRVAVAALLAAESVEVERPTKDGKRILDVRPAVVSALVEDQSSDAGHDGPDLSQPCGILVTVVRQTTPTVRPDDVLSALRVVADLVPPVPAKATRMAQGRLDDDGGLVDPLAPDRVAESEPVAGEQERR; this comes from the coding sequence GTGCAGAAGCTCCGCGTGCGCTACGCCAAGCGCGGCAGGCTGCGCTTCACCTCGCACCGCGACGTGGCGCGCAGCTTCGAGCGCGCGCTCCGTCGTGCGGGCGTGCCGATGGCGTACTCGCAGGGCTTCAGCCCGCGGCCGAAGGTGTCCTGGATCGGCGCCTCGCCCACCGGGGTCGCCAGCGAGGCGGAGTACGTCGAGTTCCAGGTCGTCCAGCTCGTCGACCTGGAGAAGCTGCGGCTGGTCCTGGACGAGGCGCTGCCGCCGGGGCTGGACGTGCTGGAGATCGTCATCTCGACCGGTGGGAACCTCACCGAGCGCATCGAGGCCAGTTCCTGGCGGGTCGAACTGCCCGGCGTGTCGCCGGAGGAGCTTCGGGTCGCCGTAGCCGCGCTGCTGGCCGCGGAATCGGTCGAGGTCGAGCGCCCGACCAAGGACGGGAAGCGGATCTTGGACGTCCGTCCCGCCGTGGTGTCGGCCCTGGTCGAGGACCAATCGAGCGACGCAGGCCACGATGGGCCTGATTTGTCACAGCCGTGTGGGATACTCGTGACGGTCGTACGGCAGACAACGCCTACCGTTCGACCCGATGACGTGCTGAGCGCGCTCCGCGTCGTCGCCGACCTGGTTCCGCCGGTGCCCGCGAAGGCGACCCGGATGGCGCAGGGACGGCTCGACGACGATGGTGGACTGGTAGACCCGCTGGCCCCGGACAGGGTGGCGGAGTCCGAGCCGGTGGCCGGGGAGCAGGAGCGCCGCTAA